ACAAGCTGGAGCACCGCTACCGCGAGCTTGCTTTCCTGAATTCGGGCGTGCGCATTCTCCTGCGCGACAACCGCCATGAAGAAACCAAGGAACACGACCTGTTCTACGAAGGCGGCATCGGCGCCTTCGTCAAGTACCTCGATCGCAACAAGACCCCATTACTGGCCGAGCCCATCGCGATCTCTTCCGAGCGCGACGGCATCGGCATCGATGTCGCGCTGGAGTGGAACGATTCGTACTACGAAAACGTCCTGTGCTTCACCAACAACATCCCGCAGCGTGACGGCGGCACCCACCTGGCCGCCTTCCGCGCCGCGTTGACCCGCACGCTCAACAGCTATTCCGAAAAGACCGGCCTCCTCAAGAAGGAGAAGGTCACGCTGACCGGCGACGACATGCGCGAAGGCCTGACCGCGATCGTCTCGGTCAAGCTGCCCGACCCCAAGTTCTCGTCGCAGACCAAGGACAAGCTGGTCAGCTCCGAAGTGCGCCAGCCGTTGGAAAGCCTGATGGCCGACCGCATGAACGAGTGGCTTGAGGAAAACCCCGGCCACGCCAAGTCGATCGTCCAGAAGATCATCGACGCCGCCGCCGCCCGCGAAGCCGCCAAGCGCGCCCGCGAACTGACCCGGCGCAAGGGCGCGATGGACATCGCCAGCCTGCCCGGCAAGCTGGCCGACTGCCAGGAGCGCGACCCCAGCAAGTGCGAACTGTTCCTGGTCGAGGGCGACTCCGCAGGCGGCTCCGCCAAGCAGGGCCGTGACCGCAAGACGCAGGCGATCCTGCCGCTCAAGGGCAAGATCCTCAACGTCGAGCGTGCGCGCTTCGACCGGATCATCTCGTCCAAGGAAGTCGGCACGCTGATCCAGGCCATGGGCACCGGCATCCGCGACGATTTCAACCTGGGCAAGCTGCGCTACCACAAGATCGTCATCATGACCGACGCAGACGTCGACGGTGCGCACATCCGCACCCTGCTGCTGACGTTCTTCCATCGCCAGATGCCCGAGATCATCCGCTCGGGTCACCTGTTCATCGCCCAGCCGCCACTGTTCAAGGTCGCCAAGGGCCGCTCGGAAGTCTACCTCAAGGATGCTGCCGCGCTTGACCGCTATCTGGTTGAAGCGGGCACCAACGGCCGTGTGCTCGAAACCTCGGGCGGTGCTCGCCTGGGGCGTGACCTCGAAGGACTGGTCGAGCACGCGATCCGTATGCGCAACCTGATGGCCTTCATCCCGCGCCGCTACGATCCGGTGCTGATCGAGGCGCTTGCACTTTCGGGTGCGCTCGAAACCGACCTTGCCGCCGAGCAGCGCCGCACCGCCTTGACGGAAACCGCCGCCTGGCTGCAGCGCGGCGACACCGAAGCCCGTTGGACCGCCGCCCTCACCGAAGACGGCAACGTCGAGATCGAGCGGTTGTGGCGCGGCGTGACCGACCACCACAAGATCGAAGCCAGCTTCCTCACCAGCGCGGAAGGCCGCAAGCTCGCCCGCCTCGCAGCGGAAAACGCCGATGTCTATTCCGGCAGCGCCCGCTTCGTACGCGCCAGCGCCGTCTCGGAAACCACCGAGCCGGAAGCCGAAACCCCGTCGGATGAGGAAACGAACGAGCCGGTCGCAGTCCGCCTGACCAAGGGCGACGAGATCATCACCCGCCCCAGCCAGCTCCTCGAACTGGTCCTGGCCACCGGCCGCAAGGGCCTGTCGATCGCCCGCTACAAGGGCCTTGGCGAAATGAACGCCGAGCAGCTTTGGGAAACCACGCTCGACCCCGACAACCGCATCCTGTTGCAGGTGAAGGTAGAAGACGCAGACGTTACCGACGAGATTTTCACCCGCCTGATGGGCGACATCGTCGAACCGCGCCGCGACTTCATCCAGGAAAACGCACTGAACGTCGCCAACCTCGACGTCTGACGCCATCTGAATATCGATCCATCCCCGGGGGCCTTTCGGGCGCTTCCGAGGATGGATCACGCCCTGAATGAGATCAGGCAGTTCTTCCGCCGTCAGGCAAAATTTGCCCAGTGACCGGAAAGAAGTTGGCCGCCGCCGCGCAGCCGCCCCTCCCCCAAGTGCCAAAGGTGCCGCAGTGTTTTTGGCAACGCTGCGTGCACATCATTGCATTTGCTGGATTTGCCGCGAGCGCCTATCCGGCCACACGCTAAAAATATAGCTGATCTCAGGGGTATTCATGAATTCTGCTCGCTTGCGCCGGTTTACGGCAGTGTCGGTCCTTGCCGTGACGGCGGCTTGTGCCGTTCCCGCCATCGCGCAGGAGGCCGCGCCCGCCGCATCCGTGGACGAAGGCTTCGCCGATGGCGGCATCGTCGTCACCGCGACCCGCCGCTCGGAACGCGCCGTCGACGTGCCGATCGCCGTCTCCGCGCTCTCGGGCGAGAAGCTGGATGTGCTCAACTCCAGCGGCCAGGACATCCGCTTCCTGTCCGCCCGCGTGCCCAGCCTTCTGATCGAATCCTCGTTCGGCCGCACGTTCCCGCGCTTCTACATCCGCGGCCTGGGCAATACCGATTTCAGCGCCGACGCTGCGCAGCCGGTTTCGGTGGTCTATGACAACGTCGCGCTGGAAAGCCCGATGCTCAAGGCCTTCCCTGCTTTCGATCTTGAAAACGTCGAAGTGCTCAAGGGGCCGCAGGGCACCCTGTTCGGCCGTAATACCCCCGCCGGCGTGGTCAAGCTGACCTCCAAGCGCCCGTCCGAGGAACTGGACGGCCACGTCAGCGCATCCTGGGCAACCTACAACACCGTGAACCTGGAAGCCGCCGTGGGCGCGCCGCTGACCGACAAGCTGCGCTTTCGCGTCGCCGGCCTTGTCCAGCGCCGCGACGACTGGGTGAAGAACGACTACGTCCAGACCATCAACGAGCGCAAGTTCGAGGGCTATCAGGACTATGCCGGACGCATCCAGTTCGAGTATGAGGATGGCCCGCTGGACATCCTCGTAAACGCCCATGCCCGTTCGCTGAAGGGCTCCGCGCGCCTGTTCCGCGCCAATGCGATCAAGCCGGGCACCAACGATCTGGTCGACGGCTACGACATCGAACATACCGCGCAGAACGGCTCCAACCCGCAGACGCTGGAAAGCTGGGGCGCCAACGTCCAGGCCAGCTACGAGTTCGACGGCCTGGGCTCGCTCTACTCGATCACCGCATGGGAGCGCGCCAGCGTGTTCTCGCGCGGGGACATCGACGGCGGTTTCCCGGGGATCGTGCCCTTTCAGGTGCAGACCGGCGGCACCACCACGCCGAAGGAATTCTCGCAGGAACTGCGCTTCGCCTCGAAGAAGTTCGGGGATGTCAGCTTCCAGGCGGGCGCCTACTACTTCAACCAGAACCTCGAAAATGAGAGCGGTTCCTGGTCCAACACCAACTCCTACACGCCCACCAGCGTCGCGCACCTCGACAACGAGACTTACGCCTTCTTCGGGTCGGTGGAATATACCCCGGTGGATTCGCTGATCCTGCGCGGCGGCGTGCGCTGGTCGCATGACAAGCGGTTCAGCGTGCTGGTCAACGGCGACGACATCGACGCCGCCACCGGCATCTCGACCGGCTCGGCCAAGGGCTCGAAGTGGTCGTGGGACGGCAGCGCAACGTACAAGCTGTCGAACTTCACCAGCGTCTATGCCCGCGTTGCCTCCGGCTATCTGGGCGCGGCCCTGAAGAACGACACCGCCGCCGGCGTTGCAACGATGGCCAAGCCGCAGACCACGACCTCCTACGAAATCGGCTTCAAGGGCGAACAGCCGGGCCTCTTCAGCTTCGCGCTCGACGGATATTACTTCGACACGAAGAACATCCAGCTCACCGCCGTCGGCGGCAGCACGAACGTGACGCAGCTGATGAATGCCCGCAAGGCGATCGGCTACGGCGCCGAGGCAGAGTTCTCGGCCACGCCGATCGAGAACCTGGTGCTGACGCTGGGCGGCAGCTACAACCACACCGAACTGAAGGACCGCGACCTCTTCGTCGCGCCTTGCGGCGGTGGCTGCACCGTCACCGATCCGCTGGTCACCGTTGGGGGGACCACGCTGGCCTCGATCAACGGCAACCGCCTGCCGCAGGCCCCGCGCTGGATCGGCAACGCGACGCTGCGCTATGCCGTGCCGCTGGGCAACGACAACGAGATCTTCGCCTACACGGACTGGTCGTACCGCAGCAAGATCAACCTATTCCTGTACGATTCGGTCGAGTTCACCGGCAAGGCGTTTCTCGAAGGCGGCCTGCGCGCAGGCTACCGCGACAACCAGCGCGGCTACGAGGTTGCGGCGTTCGCCCGCAACATCACCAACCAGATCCGCGTCGTCGGCGCGATCGACTTCAACAACCTGACCGCGATGCTCAACGAACCGCGCATCATCGGCGGGGAAGTTCGCTTCAACTTCTGACGAAGCGAAGGGCGCCGGTCATCCGGCGCCCTTTCTTCATGGGCCCTACCACACGGCCCTCACCGCAAGGGCCCGCCCATCGGGGCGATCGATGCGCAGGCGGCTGCGCCATGCCTTCGCGCAACAAGGACAATAGATGAAATCCAGGCACTCCCTGATCCGCGCCGTTTCCTCGCTCCTGCTGGCGGTGGCCGTGCTGGCGGGTCCGCACGCCCGTGCGCAGGCCGAAAAGAGCCCGGCCGCGGAAAAGATCATCATCGATGATGAGGGCTTTTCCCTCATGCACATGATGCTGCTCAATGCGCCCGGCGTCGAGGTTCTCGGCCTCACCAGCGTGTCGGGCAACCTGTGGTCGCCGCGCGGCGCGGCGATGCAGCTGCGCGGGCTGGAAGTGATGGGCCGCACCGACGTGCCGGTGGCGCAGGGCGCGGTCTATCCGCTGGTCAACACCGAAAAGGGGACCGAACGCTGGGAAGCCCTTTACGGCAAGCTGACGTGGAAAGGCGCGTGGATGAAGCAGTGGGCCGAGCCCACCCAGCAGTCCACCCCGCCCTATTACGGCCCGAACGACCTGACGGACCTGCCCTGGGGCGCCCCCACGACCAAGGCATCGCCAGAGATGGCGGCCCTGTTCATGATCCGCATGGTCCACCAGTATCCCGGCCAGATCACCATTGTCGAAGGCGGGCCGATGACCAACCTGGCGCTGGCCCAGCGCCTCGACCCCGAATTCGCCGGACTTGCCAAGGGGCTGGTCTACATGGGCGGCAGCTTCAACCCGCACCGCGTGCTGGATGACCGCTCCGCAGTCGAGTTCGCGCGTGAATTCGCCAATTCGCCGCGCCGCGAATTCAACATCCGCTTCGACCCGGAAGCCGCCAGCATCGTTTCGCGTGCGCCGTGGAAGAAGATCACCGTGGTGCCGGCCGATCCGTCGACGGCGACCCAGCTCAGCCGCAAACTGCTGGACCGCGCCGCCAAGGCCGCCAGTCCGGCACTGGGCAAGCTGATCGCCGGGCTGGAGCCGGGCTTTCCGCTGTGGGATGAAATCGCCGCCGCCGTCTTCCTGGACCCGGCCATCGTCACCGGGAAGGAAGACCTCTACGTCGACTACGACACCCAGTTCGGCGCGGCTTATGGCGATACCCTGTCCTGGCGCGAACACTATCAGCCGGGTCTGGGCGAGGTGAAGGCGAGCGTCGTGCTCTCAGTCGACCCGCGTAAGCTGGAAGACCTTATCGTGCGGGTCGTTGCCGCAAAGTAAGGCTCACGCCGCCCGGTTCCTTTGCAAAGAAGGGCCGGGCGGCCGTCAGTTCTTGATCTGGCAGCTCATCCCCGCAGCCTTCATCCCGCTGCACAGAGCGCGCGCGGCGGCGCCGTCACCGGGAACAGCCTGGAGGCGGTAGACGGTGCCGATATCGGCCTTGCCCTCAACCACGCGGTGGCTGATCCCGCCCAGCGGTTCATACTGCGTCTTGAGCGTGGCCCATCCGGCTTCCGCCTTCTCCCGCGAAGCATAGGCACCCACCTGCACACCGACGCCGCCAACCGGCGCTGCCGAAGGAACGGCGGCAGGCGAAGGTTTGGCCGCAGGCGCTGCAACGGTTTCAAAACCCGGTCCCGCCGTGTCGGCGCGGCCGCCGATCTGGGGGGCGCGCGATTTGCCCTCGGCGACTTCGAAGCTGGTGTCGCCGGTCCCGGCCACCACTTCACCGCCGGGATTTTCGGGACGCGACTTGTACGGTCCTTTAGGCGCGGCGATCACGCCGCCATCCGCGACCAGCGGCTGGTCCGGCCGGCTATTCACCACCCAGAACACCGCGCCGCCGATCAGCACCAGTGCGGCAAGACCCAGAACGCCCAGCAGCACGCCTTGGCCGATGCCGGCCTTTTCGTTCGCATATTCCTCGTCGTCGCCTTCGAGCCAGGGGAGGCGAACCTCCTCCTCGCCAAGGTCAAGCTGGCGGTCGATGGGGCGCGGCTGCTCGAAAGCCGAATCGAATGGCGCCGCTTCGCCCACTTTCTCGAAGTAAGGCTCAGCCGGCGACCCAGTGCCAAACACCGGGTTCTTCTTTTCCGGCCGGGGGATGTAGCCTTCGTCAGCGCCCGCCATATCCTACATTTCCTCTACCGCCTCGACGCCCAGAAGCGCGAGGCCATTGCGGACAACCTGCCCGATCTGCACCGCGAGGAAAAGCCTCGCCGCAGTCAGGTTAGCGTCGGCGGCGTTAACAAACCGCTTTTCCACCCGGTCGTTGCCCAGGTTCCAGTAACCGTGGAAGGCCGCGGCCAGATCGCCGAGGAAGAAGGCGATGCGATGCGCCTCACGCGCGGCCGCGGCGGCTTCGACGATGCGGGGGAACTGCGCGGCCAGCTTGACCACTTCCAGTTCCTCCTCGCCCAGCAGTTCCACATGCTCGGGCGAAGGCGTGAAACCGCCTTCCGCCAGGCCCTTGCGCAGCGTCGAGTGGACGCGGGCATTGGCATATTGCACGTAGAACACCGGGTTGTCCTTCGAGGCTTCGACCACCTTGGCGAAGTCGAAGTCCATCTGGGCTTCGGGCTTGCGGGTCAGCATGGTGAAGCGCACCACGTCCTTGCCCACTTCCTGCACGACATCGGCCAGCGTCACGAAGTTGCCCGAACGCTTGGACATCTTCACCGGCTCGCCATTGCGCAGCAGCTGCACCATCTGGACCAGCTTGATCTCGAACGGAGTGGGATCACCCTCGGCCCCGGTCATCGCGGCAACGGCGGCCTTGATGCGCTTGACGGTGCCGCCGTGGTCGGCGCCCCAGATGTCGACCAGCGCGTCCGCGCTCTGCGCCTTCTGGAAGTGATAGGCGAGGTCGGCGCCGAAATAGGTCCAGGTGCCGTCGGACTTCTTGATCGGGCGGTCCTGATCGTCGCCGAACTGGGTCGATCTGAACAGCGGCAGCTCCACCGGCTCCCAGTCCTCGATCGTCTTGCCCTTGGGCGCTTCCAGCACGCCGTCATAGACGAGGCCCTTGGAGCGCAGCCACGCTTCGGCCTCTTCGGGCTTGCCGGAAGCCTGAAGCTCCGCCTCGGAGCTGAACAGGTCGTGGTGGATGCCCAGCAGCGCAAGATCGGCGCGGATCATCACCAGCATCGCGGCGACGGTCTTGGCCTGGAACAGCGCCAGCCATTCCGATTCGGGCGCGGAGGCATACTTGTCGCCGAATTCGGCGGCCAGTTCCTGGCCGACCGGGATCAGGTACTCGCCTGGGTACAGCCCTTCCGGGATCGCCCCGACATCCTCGCCAAGCGCCTCGCGGTAACGGATGTGCGCCGACCGGGCGAGCACCTGCACCTGCCCGCCGGCATCGTTGACGTAATATTCCTTGATAACCTTGTGCCCGGCATATTCGAGCAGCGTGGCCAGCGCATCGCCCACCACCGCGCCGCGGCAATGGCCCATGTGCATCGGGCCGGTCGGGTTGGCCGAGACGTATTCGACATTGACGGTGGTGCCGCCGCCCATGGTGGAACGGCCGTAATCCGCCCCCAGTTCGCCGATGGCGCGCAGTTCGGCCAGCCAGGCAGCAGGCGAGAGGCGCAAATTGATGAAGCCGGGACCGGCGATCTCGGCCGAGGTCACCGATTCGAGCTTGGTCAGCTGCGCCACCAGCGCTTCCGCCAGATCGCGCGGCTTCATGCCGGCGGGCTTGGAAAGCACCATCGCGGCATTGGTCGACAAGTCGCCGTGCGAGGAATCGCGCGGCGGCTCCACCGTGATCGCGTTTCGCTTCAGGCCCGCCGGCAGCGAGCCGGCTGCTTCCAGCGCATCAAGCGCGGCGTGAAGGTGGCCGGTGAAGGCGGCGTAAAGGGTCTGCGTCTTGCTCATGATGCGCGCGATTAGCGGATGTACGGCAAAAGGGGAACAGGCTGGCATGGTTTGTGTGCTGCAGCGGGTAAACCGGGGGTTGGGTGTTACCCGCCGGGGCCTTCGACAGGCTCAGGCTGAGCGGGTTCGAGAAATTACCCCTCCTCCCGCTCAGCCTGAGCTTGTCGAAGCCCCCCGAAACACAGCGCAACCCCGCCCCTGTCAAACCCCGCGATTTTACGCTAACGGGCCGCTCCATGCTTACCTCCCCACCGAAGACCTACCGGGTCAAAAGCTTCGGCTGCCAGATGAACGTCTACGACGGCGACCGCATGGCCGAACTGCTGGCCGAGCAGGGCATCGCCCCCGCCCCGGAAGGCGAGGACGCCGATCTCGTCGTGCTCAACACCTGCCACATCCGCGAGCGGGCGGCGGAAAAGGTCTATCACGACATCGGCCGCCTCAAGCGCGATGACGGCACCAGCCCGCTGATCGCGGTCGCCGGCTGTGTCGCCCAGGCCGAGGGCGAGGAAATCATGGCCCGCGCGCCTGCGGTGAAGATGGTGGTCGGGCCGCAGGCCTATCACCGCCTGCCCGAGATGGTCCGCGCCGCCAGCGCCGGCGAGCGCGTCACCGATACCGACATGCCGGCCGAGACGAAGTTCGCCTCGCTGCCCCGCCGTCGCCGCTCCGGCCCCACCGCGTTCCTCACCGTGCAGGAAGGCTGCGACAAGTTCTGCACGTACTGCGTGGTGCCCTATACGCGCGGCGCCGAAGTATCGCGGCCTTACGCGGCGCTGGTCGACG
The DNA window shown above is from Novosphingobium sp. P6W and carries:
- the gyrB gene encoding DNA topoisomerase (ATP-hydrolyzing) subunit B yields the protein MASTDDTRPENGKNQNAYGADSIKVLKGLDAVRKRPGMYIGDTDDGSGLHHMVFEVSDNAIDEALAGHCDLVLIELNADGSVSVEDNGRGIPTGIHAEEGVSAAEVIMTQLHAGGKFENTSDDNAYKVSGGLHGVGVSVVNALSEWLELRIWRDGEEHWMKFAYGDAVAPLVVTGPAPKVEQNPDDNGFKKGTRVTFLASTDTFKNVLDFDFDKLEHRYRELAFLNSGVRILLRDNRHEETKEHDLFYEGGIGAFVKYLDRNKTPLLAEPIAISSERDGIGIDVALEWNDSYYENVLCFTNNIPQRDGGTHLAAFRAALTRTLNSYSEKTGLLKKEKVTLTGDDMREGLTAIVSVKLPDPKFSSQTKDKLVSSEVRQPLESLMADRMNEWLEENPGHAKSIVQKIIDAAAAREAAKRARELTRRKGAMDIASLPGKLADCQERDPSKCELFLVEGDSAGGSAKQGRDRKTQAILPLKGKILNVERARFDRIISSKEVGTLIQAMGTGIRDDFNLGKLRYHKIVIMTDADVDGAHIRTLLLTFFHRQMPEIIRSGHLFIAQPPLFKVAKGRSEVYLKDAAALDRYLVEAGTNGRVLETSGGARLGRDLEGLVEHAIRMRNLMAFIPRRYDPVLIEALALSGALETDLAAEQRRTALTETAAWLQRGDTEARWTAALTEDGNVEIERLWRGVTDHHKIEASFLTSAEGRKLARLAAENADVYSGSARFVRASAVSETTEPEAETPSDEETNEPVAVRLTKGDEIITRPSQLLELVLATGRKGLSIARYKGLGEMNAEQLWETTLDPDNRILLQVKVEDADVTDEIFTRLMGDIVEPRRDFIQENALNVANLDV
- a CDS encoding TonB-dependent receptor, which encodes MNSARLRRFTAVSVLAVTAACAVPAIAQEAAPAASVDEGFADGGIVVTATRRSERAVDVPIAVSALSGEKLDVLNSSGQDIRFLSARVPSLLIESSFGRTFPRFYIRGLGNTDFSADAAQPVSVVYDNVALESPMLKAFPAFDLENVEVLKGPQGTLFGRNTPAGVVKLTSKRPSEELDGHVSASWATYNTVNLEAAVGAPLTDKLRFRVAGLVQRRDDWVKNDYVQTINERKFEGYQDYAGRIQFEYEDGPLDILVNAHARSLKGSARLFRANAIKPGTNDLVDGYDIEHTAQNGSNPQTLESWGANVQASYEFDGLGSLYSITAWERASVFSRGDIDGGFPGIVPFQVQTGGTTTPKEFSQELRFASKKFGDVSFQAGAYYFNQNLENESGSWSNTNSYTPTSVAHLDNETYAFFGSVEYTPVDSLILRGGVRWSHDKRFSVLVNGDDIDAATGISTGSAKGSKWSWDGSATYKLSNFTSVYARVASGYLGAALKNDTAAGVATMAKPQTTTSYEIGFKGEQPGLFSFALDGYYFDTKNIQLTAVGGSTNVTQLMNARKAIGYGAEAEFSATPIENLVLTLGGSYNHTELKDRDLFVAPCGGGCTVTDPLVTVGGTTLASINGNRLPQAPRWIGNATLRYAVPLGNDNEIFAYTDWSYRSKINLFLYDSVEFTGKAFLEGGLRAGYRDNQRGYEVAAFARNITNQIRVVGAIDFNNLTAMLNEPRIIGGEVRFNF
- a CDS encoding nucleoside hydrolase, with the translated sequence MKSRHSLIRAVSSLLLAVAVLAGPHARAQAEKSPAAEKIIIDDEGFSLMHMMLLNAPGVEVLGLTSVSGNLWSPRGAAMQLRGLEVMGRTDVPVAQGAVYPLVNTEKGTERWEALYGKLTWKGAWMKQWAEPTQQSTPPYYGPNDLTDLPWGAPTTKASPEMAALFMIRMVHQYPGQITIVEGGPMTNLALAQRLDPEFAGLAKGLVYMGGSFNPHRVLDDRSAVEFAREFANSPRREFNIRFDPEAASIVSRAPWKKITVVPADPSTATQLSRKLLDRAAKAASPALGKLIAGLEPGFPLWDEIAAAVFLDPAIVTGKEDLYVDYDTQFGAAYGDTLSWREHYQPGLGEVKASVVLSVDPRKLEDLIVRVVAAK
- a CDS encoding SPOR domain-containing protein, translating into MAGADEGYIPRPEKKNPVFGTGSPAEPYFEKVGEAAPFDSAFEQPRPIDRQLDLGEEEVRLPWLEGDDEEYANEKAGIGQGVLLGVLGLAALVLIGGAVFWVVNSRPDQPLVADGGVIAAPKGPYKSRPENPGGEVVAGTGDTSFEVAEGKSRAPQIGGRADTAGPGFETVAAPAAKPSPAAVPSAAPVGGVGVQVGAYASREKAEAGWATLKTQYEPLGGISHRVVEGKADIGTVYRLQAVPGDGAAARALCSGMKAAGMSCQIKN
- the argS gene encoding arginine--tRNA ligase; the encoded protein is MSKTQTLYAAFTGHLHAALDALEAAGSLPAGLKRNAITVEPPRDSSHGDLSTNAAMVLSKPAGMKPRDLAEALVAQLTKLESVTSAEIAGPGFINLRLSPAAWLAELRAIGELGADYGRSTMGGGTTVNVEYVSANPTGPMHMGHCRGAVVGDALATLLEYAGHKVIKEYYVNDAGGQVQVLARSAHIRYREALGEDVGAIPEGLYPGEYLIPVGQELAAEFGDKYASAPESEWLALFQAKTVAAMLVMIRADLALLGIHHDLFSSEAELQASGKPEEAEAWLRSKGLVYDGVLEAPKGKTIEDWEPVELPLFRSTQFGDDQDRPIKKSDGTWTYFGADLAYHFQKAQSADALVDIWGADHGGTVKRIKAAVAAMTGAEGDPTPFEIKLVQMVQLLRNGEPVKMSKRSGNFVTLADVVQEVGKDVVRFTMLTRKPEAQMDFDFAKVVEASKDNPVFYVQYANARVHSTLRKGLAEGGFTPSPEHVELLGEEELEVVKLAAQFPRIVEAAAAAREAHRIAFFLGDLAAAFHGYWNLGNDRVEKRFVNAADANLTAARLFLAVQIGQVVRNGLALLGVEAVEEM